TCGAGATTATTCGAGATCGAGGAAAAAATATCGCGTTCTAACCAACAAATTTTCCCGACGAGAGACTCATCGCGTGACAATTTTGTTGTTGCTGCGCGTGGAGATGACGGGGTACATTCCGAtcgatgatattttttaacgcaTTGTTCCGACGTTATTAACGGAGCTAGCTTTAAGGTTATTCACGCGCTTCGGGACGCGAAATTCTCGATACGACTCTTCAAAAGAGATACTTTCGACGGCGGAGCAGCTGCGAGCGGCGGAACACGCGCACGTGTTCCGCGTGCGTGTGCATCGGCCGACGGCTATTTTCGGCCACCGGTGAGCGTGTCAAAGGGCAAGGCTAGGCAGCGAGAGGACCGTTCGACCGTTTCGGGAGCTCTGCCAGTTGGCTCTCGACTATGCTACGCGACGGACAGCGCGACGCCTCCTAGAGTCGCACAGTTCCGGAAATTACTTTCCTCTGGCACGTCGACGACATCGAGACTGGAGCAGTAGCGTCAAACGTACATCACCGGTTTTCGACTCCAcgtcctcttcttcttcttcttttttctcttcttctttacTTCTTTCGGAACAGTCGAGCACCATGAGTATCCCGGAGGGCGTCACCAAGTGCGTGGCCATCCTAAAGGCGGTGGACACGGACTCGGAAAAGTTCGCCGCGCTGTTCATGGTCACCAAGCTGGTGAACGCCAGGGATTGCACCTCTGCCGCGAAGAAGATGCTCTTCGAAGCCATCGGAGCCAAGTTCCTCAAGAAGCTGCTGTCCAGCTCTAACGTCCCTGTGGACTGCCCGCCGCAGGTATACAAGTCGGTGGCGTTGTCGGTTCTTTCCGCGTTCTGCAGCGAACCCGAATTGGCCTCTCATCCCGACATGGTGGTACATATCCCGGCGCTCTTGGAGATAGTGTCTCAGATGGACGAGGACGCGCCAGACGACATGCTGATCATCGTCAGCGAGGCTTTTACTTGTCTGCAGTGTATCGCGCAACATCCGCCTGGACAGAGAGCGTTGCTCGAGCAGAAAGCGATTCCAAAGATGTGCGACATTTATGCGGAAAAGACCTTTCAGACGGACGAGGCTTTGAACATTCTGGTCACGTTGGTCGGTACCTTTGGACCGGAAGCTTGGAGTTCGACGGACACCGCTCCTTTTCACGCTATAATCAACAAGATAGCCTTGGACTTCGAGACTGATCATACAGAGAGAAAATTCGAGCTATGCACCATTCTGCAGGCTCTACTGCAATCCTGCAGAAAGGAAGTGATATCCGGGAGCGCGAAGGAAGAATCCTGGCCGTTGAGCATTCACAAGGGCCTGAACGATATTCTGGGGTCGAAAATAGGCAAGAAGCAACGGGATCCAGCTTTGAAACTCGCGTCCGTGATGATAGATCTGTTGGGCGCGGATTGGGCCATGTCCGATAAGGAAAAGCCAAAGATCTTCTTCCTTCTGCTCATTCAGCTGGCGTCGATCGAGGTCAGGATGCAGTTGGAGGACAAGCAGCTTAAGGCCGTGGTCGAGAATGCCGATCTGATCACGGCTTGTTTCATTATTCTCGAGATCTCGATCAGCTACATCGTCACGGATCAGCTGGATTTGGAGCAGAAGGAGAAACAGTCTCTGTACACGGCGATGAAGGGCGCTTTCGCGGCCGTTATCGGCCTGCTCAGCTCCGTATCGAAGATGAAAACGTTGACGAATGTGAAGGAGAAGATGTTCGTGTGTGCTGTTGTCAGGGTGCTCACAGCTTGGATGGCGCAGGAAACGAGCGCGATGCGTCCTCAGCTTTACGCCGTGTTGCCGTACGTATTGACGGTGGCTAACGATACCTTTTACGCGCATCGTAACAGAAAACTGGCCGAGAAATGCAGAACTAAAGCGGACGAAGGAACATCGTCCGGAGAACCGATCGTTCGCGATCCGATGAGCGAGCTCGACATATTACGATTACTCTTGCCCGCTCTGTGCTACTTGGCTGTAGAAGAGGGCGCGAGGAAGATTCTTCTTCAGCATAAGCAGGACGAGGTCCTGTTCGAGTGTCTGTCTTATCACTGGACTATCGTGCACTACAAGAAGCCGCCAGTGCCGAGATCGGAACGTCTGAAGCTCTTGCAAGACGGCAACCGCACGGAAGAGCTGGATTTGCATATTCTGGAGGAGATGAAGGATTCCAGAACCGCGATGGTGTCCATCTGTAACGTCCTGATGAATATCACCGTGCTGGAGGCGAAACTGGTGGAGGAGTCGCCGACGTTCATCTCGCTGCTAAAGTTCATCTACAACAATCTGCCGGAGCTGAAGCAGATCCCGGAGAACCTGGTACTGCACGGTCATCTAGCGGTCCTGGGCCTATTGCTGATGAAGCAACAGGCAAAACGCATCAAGAAGAACGACTTCTCGATATGCCGTTACATTCAGGCCACCATAAGATTTCTGTGGGACGCGTACATCATCGACGAGGGCAACGATCCCACCGAGCTGGTGGTTGCCATGTCTTACAAGGAACACTGGATGGAGCTGATGGAGCTCTGGTTTCTGGGGATGCAGACGATGGCCGGTGTGCTGCAAGTGATACCCTGGCTGTCGCAATTCACAATAGAATCCGGCTGGGCGGAGGAGATCATCGAGACGCTGAAACGAGTGAAAATCGGCGGTCTGGAGCCGAACGTCAAGTCCGCCTTCGAGGATCTGCTGTGCCACTTGGTGAAGGCGGACGATAGCGTCGCGTCGGTGTTGAAAAAATGCGGCGCGTTAACCGTCTGTCGAAATCACCGTATGATGGAGCTTGGAAAGCGTCTCTTCGGGGACTAGAACTGAGCATTGAGAACATTTTTGCATTAGCTTTTGGATTTTTTGTATTGCACGAGCGatgtaaagaaatttatgcTGCAGTTGTAGAGATAGCGAAGAATTAATTACCCGAGACGTACCAATTAATCGAACTAttgtataaaaagtaaaaatttcgtAAAGTAGTTTCCTTAGTATTTTGCGACttgaatttatcattttacgCGTCTCCTTCCAACGATGTTCGAAATGCATATGTGCGCGTAGTCCAGTGTATATTTAGACGGCATCACGTCTGGAAATAGTTTCCTGGCAAGCAAGAAAGCTAAGAAGCGTATCGTTCGAAGAAACTTTTCGTAAATCACGTATACAGAGATGTATTACTTTTCTCACGCAAGACTTTAATATGTACATTACGTTTGTTTGTGAGATATTATCGAgtgtgctttttttttttacttcgctACATCGCGGAAGCGGAGATCGTTGTATCGATGTTAATAATCTTAAGATGCTTTAACGAGGAATTTTGTAATGACAGAAATACTTTCCTATTAAATGGAGGAATTTTGTAAGCGTTCGCTTGATTTCGTCACCATCATCCACACTATCACTTTATGTGCCTAACGTTTTTAatgaagtttattttttaacaaagatattaaagaaagattaCTGGATAGAAGAGACGATCAATTTCGTATAATTAACTGCGAATTGTGTACACCAGGTACATACTTTTCCAAAGACAAGGCCATGCTTTAGCATCCAGAAATCTTTCAGCTACAACTTATAGGCTTTGGAAATAACATGTTGTTGTTGTTGGCACAACTCATTTTGTTGTTATTACAGCAACGTCCGTGGGTGCCACTTCGAGTGTCCACTAATCGGCTCGAGTATTTCAATGAATCAATGCATTTTCTAGGTAATcattaataatgaattaagTGTCCTAAAAAAATTCCTTAACTGACCGCTGTATCCTGAGACCTTCGTTGATTAATGAGCTCCACATTCAATATTTGTCTCTTCACCTACTTTATCTTGTCTGTCAAGAAATCGCTTTGCTAACAATTctaatctctttttctttaacgaGAAGAAACGTTTTATACTCTGCGATATATGAACAAGATGGTCATCTACGAATTGTGCGCATTTTTTATTGAGTGTGGAAATTGCTTTCATCCTCATCTTTTCCTTCATTTTCAGTTCTTCACTCGTCATTCTTTATCACCAAACTTGATTGTAATGAAAAAGAACTAACGACTCTCATTTGTATGCGTTTACCTACAGTTGACTGAGGAATTGACACGAGAGTACGGCATTCCGGAAGATGCGTCCGCCAAGATAACGGCTACGTATCTGAAGCAATTTAGAAAGTGTCCGGACAACGCGACCCTCACATTGGACGCTTGGCGTACTATCCTCTGGAGCAAAGCGCTAGGCCATAAGTACTCGCAGctagcaaaaaaaatttacgaaagaTGGCTGTATTTAAGATATCACTACATGACGCTGGCGCCGAGCACGGTTTCCATGCTGCGTCAATTCAAAAAGAAGTATCTGCTGGGTTTAATCACCAACGGCCCATCAAACGCTCAGTGGGAGAAGATATACAAACTGTCGCTGGAGCAGTACTTCGACGTTATCCTGGTATCCGGTGATCTGCCGTGCGAGAAACCAGACGCGGAGATATTCCAAAAGGCTTGCCATTTTCTTAACGTGCGACCCGAGGAGTGCATCATGGTCGGTGACAAGTTGGAGACCGATATTTTAGGTAGAGTTTCttctaacaatttttataattttcaaaaatctgcGCCTGGAAATATTTGCTTCAAAAGATATTAgattacatgaaataaattgtaaaattatcgtATGTAGGTGGAATCGAGGCTGGACTGTACGGGACGGTGTGGATACCTACTACGGATAAACCTCGTCTCTCGCAAGACGATCCCAAGCcggattttataataagacaCGTAACGGAACTTCTCCGCATATTGGAGAGAGGTCCAAACGCGCCGGAACTCGAAGACTGCTCTTCAAATGGGTCCGATGGTAGCTAATGAGGAGATgcatgttatattaatttttttttgtaatgaaAAGCGACTCGATGCTTATATAAGCATTTGATGTCTTACTAAGCAAGATCTATTAGGTTTTTGTTGTGTTAGCGTTGTTTTTTTCTATCATATACATTTTACGTACGATAGCACTCGAGTGTAGACGTAGatcgttttaatatattgatttacattagaaacataattttgttgttGTATAACTTTCAGTCTAcggtttttgagtttttgcgACATTTTCATGGAGATGCTACAGTCTATTAGAGTCTATCTGTATTGATTATATCGATATAACATCCTATAtttcgtataataattaaatacgaaaaaaacaGCTTAAaacaaatacaattattttgataatgttatataacattttataaaacttgttttaaaTGACGAAAGAACCACCGCACGTTATATTCGTAGTTTATTTAACGACTTACCGAATTAATATCGCAAATAGATGCCAAGTGAGATATTTGTCAGTTACCCTTTCGAAGTTACCTTCTCGAAGTTAAAATAACTGTAGTGTACCGAGTAAGAGAGACGGAGATCATGTACAAAACAAAATGCACAAACAGAGCCAGTAGCTGTAGATAAATGAACAAAATGAGACATAGCAACCGTATCCAACTACTTTATCGTCcgtataacttttttaaaaaaatcgcgttgtaatatatgtatttttaagatatctgtataatatattacataaatctCCTGTTGTACAAACACGTAACATTTGTGTATTTGTACATAGATATGCACGGGACGTTGTACATGTGCGGCTACAAATGTACATGGTATCTATTTTTTcatgtgtatattttatctctGTTGAGAATTCAGCTTGTTGGATGTTCTACTGAACCACAAACAGACATATTGTAAAACTCGATATAAGACAACAGATGTAtatgaataaagaaaagatatatatgagATAAAATCAACGCTTATTTCGCTTCTCTACTACAATAATTAACATTGACATATCATTAGGTAATAAATGAATCATTTTTCTGCGtgaactaaaaaatattgtaatatgttCAATGTTTATTTCGTTGCTAACACACATGGGTGacacaaatatgtataaagacAATATTACGACGAGCAATGTATTGAAAGCAAACGTTTCTTAACGAAAAACAAGAAGTATATTCATTAACTTAGTTTATGATTCTGCTTTGTCATATTCGGATGTGATTTCAGATTCTGTTTTCTCTTTCGTTTCTCCTGTTTCGTCTTGCGTGGATACGAGATTCGATGTTGTAGAAATCGTTTCCTGTTTCTCAGAAGATTCAACTGAATTATTCGCGACTGAATTATCCGCGACAGAATTATCACGAGCGCTTCCGGCAGTTTCAATTTCGGCAGAAATCTCTTTGTCGTTTTCTTCTAGTTCTAAATTGTCCACTTTCAAGTCCGGAGAGTATAAAGTTTCCGTGTCTATTTGTGCCtaaataaagtaaagattGTTATTTTCGGCACAGCGAAGAATGTTGAATTATCTTACCGGGGCTTCGGTGAAGTCGACGTCTCTACTCCTGTCTCGcagatttttacaaatatgttGAACTTGTTTGGGATCTACACCTGCTTCCACCAACGACATCAGCACGTCTCTTTCGGTAACAAGTAACTCGGGGTTTGCATCGATCAGCAACACTGATTTCCCGTTGATTCTCGGAGATTTGTCAGCCTTCATCATTTTCTGATAAGACTCCAGTTTCTCCATCACTTTATTCTCGTCCAGAATCTTCGGCGGTGTAGGCGGCCTGATCTCAGATAcgcttaataatttttgtgcgtGGATCAGATCTTCCAGTTCTTCATCCGTGTCCGAATCGTCCGCTATATTCAAGGAGATCTTTAACTGATAGACCTCGTATAGCATTTTATTCTGAAATAAAAGGAAAGCAAAAATCTTTCTCGtaagaaacaaaatgtatTGCGAAAAATGTCGAGAGATActaagaataatatttgagaaattgtaaaatgttaaaacattGCTTTCTTTACGTTTATgataatcttattatttataccaTGTTCAATATTCCTCTATGTTGACTGACGTGCTTCTTAAACACATCCCGCA
This sequence is a window from Temnothorax longispinosus isolate EJ_2023e chromosome 11, Tlon_JGU_v1, whole genome shotgun sequence. Protein-coding genes within it:
- the Neurochondrin gene encoding neurochondrin homolog encodes the protein MSIPEGVTKCVAILKAVDTDSEKFAALFMVTKLVNARDCTSAAKKMLFEAIGAKFLKKLLSSSNVPVDCPPQVYKSVALSVLSAFCSEPELASHPDMVVHIPALLEIVSQMDEDAPDDMLIIVSEAFTCLQCIAQHPPGQRALLEQKAIPKMCDIYAEKTFQTDEALNILVTLVGTFGPEAWSSTDTAPFHAIINKIALDFETDHTERKFELCTILQALLQSCRKEVISGSAKEESWPLSIHKGLNDILGSKIGKKQRDPALKLASVMIDLLGADWAMSDKEKPKIFFLLLIQLASIEVRMQLEDKQLKAVVENADLITACFIILEISISYIVTDQLDLEQKEKQSLYTAMKGAFAAVIGLLSSVSKMKTLTNVKEKMFVCAVVRVLTAWMAQETSAMRPQLYAVLPYVLTVANDTFYAHRNRKLAEKCRTKADEGTSSGEPIVRDPMSELDILRLLLPALCYLAVEEGARKILLQHKQDEVLFECLSYHWTIVHYKKPPVPRSERLKLLQDGNRTEELDLHILEEMKDSRTAMVSICNVLMNITVLEAKLVEESPTFISLLKFIYNNLPELKQIPENLVLHGHLAVLGLLLMKQQAKRIKKNDFSICRYIQATIRFLWDAYIIDEGNDPTELVVAMSYKEHWMELMELWFLGMQTMAGVLQVIPWLSQFTIESGWAEEIIETLKRVKIGGLEPNVKSAFEDLLCHLVKADDSVASVLKKCGALTVCRNHRMMELGKRLFGD
- the LOC139822147 gene encoding N-acylneuraminate-9-phosphatase — encoded protein: MAMEAAFRERRDSRSLSSSASRSPSAVFFDLDNTLVETRRADSQACRKLTEELTREYGIPEDASAKITATYLKQFRKCPDNATLTLDAWRTILWSKALGHKYSQLAKKIYERWLYLRYHYMTLAPSTVSMLRQFKKKYLLGLITNGPSNAQWEKIYKLSLEQYFDVILVSGDLPCEKPDAEIFQKACHFLNVRPEECIMVGDKLETDILGGIEAGLYGTVWIPTTDKPRLSQDDPKPDFIIRHVTELLRILERGPNAPELEDCSSNGSDGS